TTACTGCCTTTTACACTTCACTTAACAAATCACATGTTTTCAGTAATTATTCATGTAGTAGAGAAGATTATAAATGGTTTGTGGTTTGTTGTCCTTctaattccttttctttttcttctctttaaaacttcaaagttTCTTAGATGTTGTGTagatcattttgttttattaaattaattataacaagaacaattagaaaaagatttgcttgtgtttattgttttttttttcttttttttctcttttgcattttcaaacttttatgtgttctatattattttatctatctttttcaattttggtgcatttcaatgaattttgtatattCCTTCATTTTTTGGTCGATGAATGCTTGGTTCGTACCCAACAGAGACattttgaagaatttgaagCAACATAAGGATGAAGATTTTCTTAAACATCAAGCAGTAAAGAATCAAAGGGTATCTCATATCTTCCAATGATTCCATTTCATGTTCTACCAAATAGGTTTGAGTTTATGTGCAATGGAATATATTCAAGGAAGCTCCAAGAGGTAtgatttttcataaaacattGTTCATTCTATTCATGAAGTTCATGGTTGTGTTACCTCTTCTAGTAACTCTGTGGAGTACTCTGCTGTCACaggttttatttgaaaataataagcATATCGACCAATTGTCATTGATggtatgaaaattttcatctctGCGTCTTTCGATACCAAGTAACATTTTTTAGTGacttcttgaacttttcaTGAGaaggaatgaaaaaaagtgGATTTTATCATGCATATTATAGTTATTATCCCGTTAAATAGAGAAGTGATCATTAACTTTGATGGGGATAGTTGGGTTTACTTATTTTCTACTCCTTTCATAAATAGTAATTTGGATTATTCTCGTGGCAGTGGGCTTGTTAGTTCAACTCTACTCAACAAATCTATTTTGGAAGTTATGTTCGGCAGGGTCATCATAAAGAAATACCTTCAggaacaataacaataacaatgataataaaatcaacaacaataacaaagacTAACacacatatttaatatttttctcaaccttagaccaaaataaaattttaaaaataaaaacaaagactTACCGACGAGGGGTGGAAGAGCCCAACAGTGGAAGGGCAGCGGCAGACGATGACGACGACGACAAGGAGAAAAACACACAAGAGAAGACCTTGACAATCATAAAAACATAcctatttagtatttttttttctcaaactcaaaccaaaaaaaaaaaaaagtaaaaaaacaaacatctaTCGATGAGGGGCATACGGAGGCTCACAAGCATCGACGGTGACAGCAAGCAATGGATGGTAGACGATGAGCGATGGTGGACCTTCCTCCTCTTTTGGCCTTCAAACCCTTTCATTCATCTCCCTCGTTTTCGTTCTCCCTTTCCCTCATTTTACATAGATCTAAAAATGGTAACTGAACGGGAACGCTCGACGTATGACTTAAATACGTTATTACACACAGCATTGGAAGaagtttattatattaaaaaaattataaacctCTCCCAACGTCATGCATAGGGACTTCGGGAGAAgttcaatatatttaaaaaattataaacttcttCTGACACCATACATAACGGCTTCAGAagaagtttgtaattttttattaaatgatcTTATACCAACGTCGCCTTATGTCGCGTCGGAATTATCAACTCTTCCTGACAGAGCTTCTACGATGTCGGAAGAAGCTTTTTCTCCCAACGTCACTTATTCCGACGTTTGTGTTGTACGtccaaaaatacatattttcttgtagtgcacCAGAACACTGTACTTAAGTACTTGAACTTAGCTTGATCACCTAGCGCAACGATAATCGTAGTATAGAAATGAACTATATTGATATAAACATGAATCGGTCATATAAACagtatatatttaacttactTTAGAAGCATCATCtcatatacacatatatagtATTAtcagaataaaaaaaaaaactgacaAATAAAGTATAGCAAATGTCCAATAGAACTAAGAACTGATATACCCtctaaacaagaaaatgaCGAGACACAACCACACAGAGAGATGTTAAGAATTTGGAAACAACACACAATTAACCAATAGCtaaaacaattcataattttatgGGATATTCCCTATATTACTTACCATTTAAGATTTGGATTATTCATTAAAACTGAAGATTTACATTAAATGCAAAATAtcgaaaataataaaaaaaatcagattattaattaaaatgaaaatgtaacaTTAatgcaaaatacaaaaatcttCTTATATTACACATCATTAATATCAATTTCCATCcatgataaataattatatttcttaataaatagATATTTGAACATAGTGCTAAATCAGCCCTAAATTTAAGAGTAAATCCTAGCAATGAAATATATTCTGAGAACTCATGAAATATCGATTTATAACTAAGCTTTCTGTGTAAaggtttcttctcttttgtaggttgtttttaatgtatttttcaCCCAACTTGATTTTGTGTCTTGTGTAATCTGTGTAGTTTACGAGATAACTTTTTAATGTGGTCTTGAAGATCTATCaattaaacacttaaatttaGGATACAATTGggtgaaattgaaagaaaatggaaaaggaaataagGTAAAATTCCCCATATCGTATTCTTAATTTATGCCAACCTTTACAGAGTATCGATGGGAAGAACattgttatttaaattcttttagcTTGGCTTCTCTTTAGTAAATACAGGTCCTTTTCACAAACCCAAATAtggaaaaagttcaaaaatctGTTTCAAGTAGAAATCTTCATCACCACATCTGCTTTTGTGGAAGAGAGGAGAAATTAATGAGTAATGCTTTAATAGAAGAACAATAATTGGTACATCTTCATTCCATCTGAGGAGCATTAGAATGAAATGATCAAGGAACAAAAATCAAGTTTGTGTGAGTTGAGAGCAGCAATCTGGACATCGGAAGCGACCCTTGGCGTTGCATCTCGTACACGGGATAGAAGGCACATTTGATTCGTCTTTGCCCAATGCTTCGTAAAAGTCAGCAAGAATGTTAATGCCAAACAGTCCACCTGATTTGGTTGATCCAACTCctttacattttgaacatGCTATCATCCTCAGGTCACCACACCTTTTGCACATGCCCAAGGATCTGTTCAGGCAGAGAAAATACTTAATTACATTCATCATAATCAACTACATCCATTGTTTTATTATAGTCATTGTAGTTTCAAGTGTCCAATGGAAATTTCCATGCACTTCCAATGAATCTTTAAAACAATCcctattaagaaaaagaaacattaggCTCTAATTACCTTTCCAACTTTGTAACCATATTCACACAATTTCTATTCTTGAATAGGTCAAAATTTAAGAGTTATTGAAGGTATATTGATCAAATTTGGACATATGAAAGTAAAAAGGTCAAAATGACATGGAACCAAAATCCTAGACTAAAATGGTAATCAAACCTTTTACGAAGTTTATGCTTAAACTGAATACAAAGGAGTGTTATCTTAACTACAACAAATGTGGGGTACGGCCACAAGGAAAGGAGGAAAGGAGTATATATGTCAACTATCGTTGAACTATAATTATGTTAATGAATAGCCCACCCTCTAATAATCGTTTAATGTGTTTTCAACATTCGATTGAAGTTTAAAATACAGTTTTTAAATTCTCATTCATATACATCAATGTACAATCACACGTCAGATTTGTTCTAGCCCCTCATGTATAATTTCTCCAAGGGAAGGGATGGATGAATCATGTAGAAGGTTGAGGTTGAATTAAAGGAGAAAACATCTAAAGGAAAAACAATGTATCCATTAGAAAATGCAATTTTCAGATATGAACAACAGCAGTCCCAATGAAATGTCACTGATAGATGCAAAAATGTAATGTTTAAGTACTGGATGCATCCAAAAAGCATAAATCATAAAGTGGAAACCAAATAAggtttcttattaaaaaaaaaaatgcgtAAACAATCCCTAAACCAGTGGCCAACAGACAGACTgaaggaaacaaaaacataaatgaatagAAGTCATgggttattttcaaattgggTTACTCCATCAGATAATCATACAGAACCCGTCAAAATTTAGGTGAAATGAAGAAGccagaaaatgaaaagagtagAGAAAAACCTGCGCtgagaagaagagatgaaagcGTCGATTCTTGGGGCAGAAATGGTGGCGCAAACGAGCAAAGCGCCCACTGCGAAACCGGCAAGT
This is a stretch of genomic DNA from Cucumis sativus cultivar 9930 chromosome 4, Cucumber_9930_V3, whole genome shotgun sequence. It encodes these proteins:
- the LOC101207960 gene encoding uncharacterized protein LOC101207960; the encoded protein is MESITGSELAGFAVGALLVCATISAPRIDAFISSSQRRSLGMCKRCGDLRMIACSKCKGVGSTKSGGLFGINILADFYEALGKDESNVPSIPCTRCNAKGRFRCPDCCSQLTQT